TGAGCGATGGCGTCCACAAGGTAATCGCCGACTGGAAGAGATTGGGCGGTCGTGACATTTCCCGTTTTGGGATCgacttgaaaatattttgcgTCGTAACCTTCTTTTCAGACgaaaattcattcaaaaaaatatagagTAGAATTGGGCGAGATGGAAGTAGTCGTGTAAAGATAATTATCTACTGTTCTATAACTTACTTTCCAAACTGTATTCCGGTTTTTCATTGGACGTGGTGGTCGTGGCACTTAGCTCGACAATAAAGGTGTTCACCGGAGAATTTTCTAAGATTTCAGACGCATATTGTTGTTTTTCGAAGTGGACCGTAGAATCCGCTGGCGGTGCGGTTGTAGTGGGGCACGTCGCTGAACaaggaaaaacgaaaatttaaattgattatCTACGTTTGGATTCATTTATCGGGGAATTATTTGATAAGTTGTCGTACAGTAGTCGTAAGCCTATTATATGTACCTGCAACAGGGGTTGTTGTACAGTCGCATATCAAAGGACTAGTCGTAGTATTGGGTGCTGGGCAAGTTACAATTGGGCATGAAGTTGAATCTTGAGCGGGCAAATCACGGCAAATCAAAAGAACACGAAGAGGGAAAAGAGTAACGTTTGTTAACCTATTTTCTCAATGAGATCACTCTGATATTTCGTCAGTATTACGTCAATAATACGTCAGTATGAGTCAAGCGTTTTACAGCGTCAATATAGTCATATAAGATAAGCAGCGCCTAATACATTTTTACTCTTTATCTTTACAGGCACATAGGGCCATCTAAACCATCTCCTTTTATGAAATTAGTATTTAATTGCGAAAAGTGTCCGTTGCTATCTGTGTTGAGGTGAACATTATCTCAAATCTGCTTTGTGTGTGCAAAAGATTTAACGAGGCTAACAATCTTAGTTATAGTGCTTCGAATAAATTGAACGTGGACAACGATGACGCAATAAGAATTCTGCATTTTGCAATACTGCAATAGGCCAATAGCTACCTGTGCTGGTCGGTGGGCTTGGTGTAGTAGGTGAAGATGCAACGGGGGTATTTTCTGTTGGACACGCAATCGTTGGACACGTTGTCGGAACTGTTGGATAGGTTGGACACTCTGTCTGAGTGGTTAAACACTCTGGAGTAGTTGGGCACTCTGACGGACAGGTTGGGCACTCTGTCGGACAGGTTGTTACCGACTCGGTTGTTACCGGACAAGCCGGACAATTGCTACTACTGCTAGTACCTGCCGGACAGACCAATAGAACAATGCCTTATTTCTAGTTACGAACAATTATTTCGCGCAAGTTTGATGGCAAATGATTTCGAGCAGATATAGGAGTCccaaagagaaggaaaagggGAGAGAGTTGTACCTGTTTCGGTAGTTGAATAAGTAGTCATGCATATAGTGGTTGTGGAAACATTAGGGTTATTGGTTGTGGGACTGTTTGGAGATGTTGAGGTTGGAGTTACGGTAGTAGTCTGTACAAGATCGGTCGTCAATGGGGAAACTGTGTCGCTGGTTGGGCTACCTGTTGGACAGTCAGTAGTCGGATCGAATGTCGGGCAGGATGTTGAGGTGTCGGTAGATACTGTGGTGCACGGCGGACAGGATGCACAAGTTTGTTGGGTGGTAGGAGTAGTAATCGGAGTTGTACACGATGGTGTAGTCGTAGTCTCACTTGGTGTGGTAGACGACGTCGGGCAAGTTGGGGGTGGACACGTTGCCAACGTTGACGTTATCGTAGTCGTAGTTACCACGGCTTGTGGAAGTTCGACGGCAAGGGCAACCGTTTCGGACCGACTGTCATCATCGGTTTGTATTGCCTGATATAACGGAAATGGATTAATCCATGCGTCGTATAAGGAAAGGATATCATTTCAATATGTGTACTTTAATCACGATGTATCGCATTTTGTCGGTTGGTGTTCCTTCCACTTCTGtagttaattcaatttctatgGGAACTCCTTTATCGGGTTGCGCGTTTTTTAGTTTAACGTTGAGCCCAcctttaattaaaatgttGTTGACAGTCAAATCAGGCGATAATTAAAAGAGAGCGCGGCTTGGATTGATTGAAATATTACCTTTATCGACAATTTCATAACGTAGTTGGATGTCGATTATTGTATCTCCGTCTCTAGCGAGAACATTAGGTTTTACCGGAAGAATTCCTGTGAACTAAACACACGGAAAAGACTGCCTCAATTTACTATATAACAGAATATTGCTTTAAAGCAAGTATTAAGTACTGAAGAATCCGGGATGGCGGACGTATAATAGGGCTTTTCAAACTCGGGATCACGGACATCTTGAGGAACTATATTCACTGTAATGGGGAATAGACTTTCCTTTGAAGGATTCCCTGTGTCCTttggaacaagaagaaggtaAATCGTTCGTTTGCCatacaaaattgttttaaattaaacGTTTTCACCGTTGCAATTAAGTTGAATGTAATTGGACTTTCAGACGAATTTAACTGTGACTTGACAGCAATGCGAGGCTCATACGTGAATCGTAGATAGCCTTGCGTATCATTGTACTCTGTGCGTTTCGTCTCGTTCTCCAATACTTTGAATCGCTCATCGCTGACACCAAATTTAAGATTTTGAGAAGGGAGATCTTTGTCAGAGACGGTAAGCGGTCCACCAAGGGCTTCAACAATTAGATAACTAAAGTCTAACCCTTTAGGAAAATTTTCGTCCAAAGTCAATTCTACTGAACTGGCATTGAACTTTGGCGATTGGGTATTTACAGGAGTAATGGTGACAGCGATCTAtaatttacaattaaaataGTTCAGTATTTATGATTCAAGTTTTAACGTAAAATGGATTAAGTTCCGCCATACAAACAATGAGGTGGGGACGGTTACTTGGGGACAGAACAGTGTACACTGTCCTACCAATAGCCCTTCCTGTGATAGAATATGAAAAGCAAATGAAAAGTTAACACTTTTTTCATTGagatcaaataaaaagaccgcgttttaaattaaaacaaaaatgaatcaataagTTGAGCTGATGACAGATTGCAAATAAATCGTCTTACACATGCTTTCTTTTGCTAAACACCGGGGAAAATTGCGTTTAGAAAATGAGAAGACTTCTTCGTATTTGAAATAATCTAAACATGTGAAATCCAAAGTTTATTAAAGTGGTTCATTAACTAAAAACACTGACGATAGCTTCAAAGACGAAAAGAGATGAAGCTTTCTCTTTGCCCGTGGAGCGGACCCCACCCCAGACTCCACTAGACCACtacattgtaaaaaaaacaaaacaaacaaacaaaaacaaaaacaaaaaaaaaaaaaaatttttttaaggaaatggATCACTACTTCACCTTATTTACGTTGCCGTCGTCAAGGTCGTCaccaatttccttttttatggaGAATTTCAAATTGGTATTTTCAGTGTGCAAATATTCAATATATTTAGAGAAAGGAGTTCCTTTATCCAAGCAACTAACGTCTAAAATATAATCAACAATTTTAATCCCATTTCAATTCGTCATTTTAgatattcaaataattataaCCCTTACTTCCAGAAGAAGTTGTTAGACTCAAAATAACTTTGTCTTTTTGTTCAGTTTCATCGATTTTCACACTCTCCGTCTCTCCCGACGGTATTATGCCCTGCGTCTCAGAAATGAAAACGCAATCTGCAAAAAAATTATCGTTGTAAATCATAATATTTGTCAAAGTAGGTGAGTCAGAAttggtcaaacattttttgaaatatacaaGGTAGGCGTATCACCTTGAGACTGGACTTCCGGCAGACTGGCGAGGGCAGCAATCATCAGTCCCGTTACCAAAACGTAAGCGTCACTTTTCatggtaaataaaaaaataaaacaaaacgtaACGTGTTTGTACACTGAAAGCTGCGCAAGGCTTTTCTTTAATCACGATTCAGAAGGATAACCGCATGAAGATGGACGTAAAAAACAATGCGCAAAGTTTCTAACGATATATCCAAAAGACAAAAACTAAATGATTGCAACGCACTTTTCCTCGCTATTATTCCTATATGTAGGCTTATCATTATATCCTGGATAAAGAGTCAGTCCTAGGCCATAGCATGTAGATAGTCAGATAAGAATTAGATATGAAATTGAACTCGAAGGAATTTACTGACATTTTGCAGCTATACCACCAACACTTGCCTCTTGCCAGCATTTCAATCAGATTTCCATGGTAACGCCATCTgtagaaaaggagaagaaacaaacttttttctcaattCTCTGAATGTTCAAAACTTCGGAACTAAACAAAACCCATTTTTTGGACGTATAGTCGTGATAGGGTGCGCGTAATAGGGTGAGAACTaggcaaattttttaaattttattttttaatcaggGGAAGGCGTGTTTTTAATCCGAGCCCTAAGTATCGGAACACGCGAGAGAGCCTTATGGAAAAAGGCCTACTTTGGTGTAGGCTACTCATAAGTACAGAATGGATTAAGCTAGGAAGATGGGGATGGGTTTAAAAATTAGAACTGTTTGCTCTAGAACATGTtaaattttcagaatttttggaTTAACAGAACTCTtgtgaatttttaattaaaattccgtttttttattttagtcgtTTTCTCCCCTTATTTAGTCATTTCCTCGAGTCATTTCCTCGAGTTATCGACTTATCGCAAATACCCACGAactgtattaaaaaaaaggaaaaatatagggtgggaaaaaacaaagggaATTTTGTACCTCTAAAACTAAAAAGTACAGATTTGGGATGATGCGACAACTCTGCACGAGGGGTTTCTATGTTGGGAGTTGGCAACTCTGGAGATGCCAAATCATTGGGTATTTCGTCCGAGATTCTGCCCCAGATGAGTGGAGCATGATCTCTATTTCTTCTGCGGGTGAATCGGTCTCAATTGGCTCTTCGACTATGGGAGCTAGGCGCTCTTCTGGTACAATCGAGGGAGTCTATACTGGATCCGCCAAAAATTGTTCCTCGTCTTCGATGAAACCCAAAGAGGTCGGCTACCAAATCTTCGTTGTCAATTGTAGTGGGAGAAGGGGCAGTGGATCTCCGCAATTATATCTTCGACGTCCTCAGTGTCTGCCTCAGTAGTTTGAGATCCAATTGGGTGGCTAGTGTTGGGTGCAGCGTAGGACTTGGCCCGCAGCGCCTTGCCAAGTAATAATAAGATCAAAGTTCTGTTTGACGGttaattttactttctttGTCATGACTGATGATCGGGCTGAGCGGCGTAGCAATCGTAAAAGACTAGAAATAGGCTGTCACAATATCCATTGCCGGAAATCTGCAACCACCACTTATCCCGTCTAGTACTACTGTTAACAAATCCAATAacaatcgataaaaaaaacagagaagAGTTAGGCGGGCTATTCGTCGCGAACAGCCCAAATTTGACTAGGCACTTACGAAATATAAATGAAtacatatatatgtgtgtactTACGGTGTTTCGGGTTTGCAATGGCTGGACTGGCCGGATGGCAAGTCAGTTAACGTTGGTTTGGCCCCGATGAGTTCTGAACGCTTTTATTCCGACGACGAAGGTTGGGGCTGTGTGTTCCTCTTGAGGTTGTGCGAACCAGACGGAAGACCATGCTCAACAGTTGCCTGTTTAACAGCATCGGGTTTGGTCAAAGCGGTCAGCAATCCCTTCGCTTTCGGAACATGTACGATTCGCTTCTTTGGTGCTGCTCCGCCGTATGACGAAGACGTACTGGGACCAGCAATCGGGGCGGGTAAGGACGAATTTTTCGGCTCTTTGTTGCTCTAGAATCGAGCAAGCATTTCCCTCTGTGGTTTCTAGAGATTACGGGTTTCACGAATGTTGTTATATTTAAGTTCCCTTCTTGAACTGCACGAACGTTCTGTCTGGTTTGGTAGTATGGACATCTGAAAATGACAAACATTAATTAACGTTCCTAAGCAATGCAGAGAATAAATAGTTTCTTACTACTTTGTTTACTTTGCCCGTAGGTGGAGTAGTTTCTTACCCATTCCTCCTCGGgtatttttactatttttgacttgaaaagtatttcaaGATCTGTGGCCATCACTACGACGTCATCCATGGGTTTGTTGTACTTTTTACAATTTGAgatcattttttcgaaatctCGAATACAATCTCTGGCACTCTGATAGTAGTTGTTTTCCAGTCGTTTTTATATAGTTCCTAGATCCATAGGATACTTGATAATATTGAAATAATCCTATTTCATGGAAAAAACACAATGTTagtgggaagaaaaaaactctAACAATCAATTCCGGATCCCGCACCCGTTAGGGGGTATCCTCAAaattttcttcctctcctCTCCTTCCCGGAAGTCGCTCAAGCACCGGAAGAAGGGGATAGGTATGTCTTCCGTGATCCAGGGATGCCGTGTTCGGAAGACAACTTGTCTTCAAGTTAAAGACCAACAGTACAGGCtgggaattctttttttttaaaatttgtctgGTGTgggaatatttattttttaaaatgaagaatGATTAGTCGGAACAACTCGTCAATTTCCACATTAGTACCCATTGGTTGTACGATGCTTTACACTTTTCCCCTTTGACTTTCAAATGGTAGGGCCCAATTTCATGATGGCACTTAAATGCTGCCGTACCAAGACACTTAAACAACTTTGTTTCAGGATGAATGTCAGGATCTGGAATATTTTCACTTTCCAATGAAATTAACTTTTGATCAAATAACTTTTCGAATTCTAAATCAAAGTCCTGAGATGACACAGAACGAGAAAACTCTTCCATTTCAAATGTACAACTAAAAACTTTGAATGTACGACTCAAAACTAGAAACTTGAATGTACGACTAAAAACTATAAACTTCAGACCACTCTTCACCAAGGCGTACAAGCGACGGAACAAAGACTATTGGCGCCAATTTTCTTACCCTCTCCCATCCGCCAGACGTTGCAATCTTTTTagatcccccccaaaaaaattacaaaaccaAATTTCTGCCCTATACTGTTCGTGCGGAATTGAGTAACATTTTGTTAAATGACTTGATAAAGGAAACAAAATGGTAAGAAAATGAGAAGTAACATCTTCGGCAAACGTAATAAAAAACGTCAAACGAtataagataaaataaaataatattcatATCTTCGAAAAGACTAAATACATGCAATGACTAGAACATGTCAGATGAATCAATGAATGATGAATCATGAATGATGAATCAATTACTAGATACATGAATGACTAGAATGACTAGATTCTTTGTCTCTTTGAAAAACTGAGGGTTAAACTCCAGACGAGGCGCCTTTCCACCCTGAGTTGACCGTGGTGCCGTGCCGTGGCCGTATGCCCACAGGCTGCACGTCTGTGGCCTTCATGCCAGAGTAAGTTGACGTATGACTCCAGTGACGCAGGTATTTTCCGATTTTATGACCAATTACGGCGCTTTGGAGCTTCCGTAGTCGGCTCTTTCCTCCACCAAAATGATGGTAGATGACACTAGGAAAATTCATGCCCTCTACGTGCAAAGTTGTGTAACTCATAAGCTTTAGCAGATGTTCCATCTCTTGCTTTCCACCCGTTTGCAATCTCCAAAGACGGAGTTGTGGGCAGTCCGGGTGCTTATTTCTATGCTTTTCACAAAAATAGCAGTACAGTTTACCttctgcttttattttttaacttcgTCTTTATTGAGGCAAACTTCGCCTTTATAACCCCATTTGTGGCAAACGCTACATTGAATTcctgtaaaaatttgaaagtttAAGTGCTAAAGGCTGGATCGTGTTGTCATCGGTTGTTGGCCAATTATATTACCAGCACAGACGGGGGCACATCGTCAATCGAAGAGTCATCGCCATAATTTTCATCCTTGGTTTTAGGTGCTACCGGATCCTCGTCATCGCGTTCATCTTCGTTATCCAAttcgttctttttctcatcatcattTCCCTCACTGGAAAAAGCGAGCCCTGCACCAGGACTCTCACTCGATAGCTTTCAGTCGCCGTCAGTTCCTGGTCGTAGCACCCCTGAAGTTGATCCGCTTCCCCCTACAGTTTTGCCCGGCCTTGGAGATGAAGCCGTAAATTACTTCATTGAAAACCCTTTTTCGGTCGAGTCTTGATGGATCGAGTCTAGAGATCTGTCCCTTAAACCGtcccaaagaaatttttttcttatagtgATCTTAGTAGAATTATAATTCCTTATCCCGGGATCTATGTCACATCTATGTTGTTGCCTGTGTGTGAACCCaaacacataaaaataaagtaaaagaatGGTGTGACAAGAAAATCAACGTCAATAGTTCCTCACAATCAAAGACACCTCTTTCAATATCAAACAGTGGAAATTTTACAGCTGGATCATTGTCTGTA
The sequence above is drawn from the Daphnia pulicaria isolate SC F1-1A chromosome 1, SC_F0-13Bv2, whole genome shotgun sequence genome and encodes:
- the LOC124325004 gene encoding chitinase-like protein PB1E7.04c isoform X5 codes for the protein MKSDAYVLVTGLMIAALASLPEVQSQDCVFISETQGIIPSGETESVKIDETEQKDKVILSLTTSSGNVSCLDKGTPFSKYIEYLHTENTNLKFSIKKEIGDDLDDGNVNKEGLLVGQCTLFCPQVTVPTSLFIAVTITPVNTQSPKFNASSVELTLDENFPKGLDFSYLIVEALGGPLTVSDKDLPSQNLKFGVSDERFKVLENETKRTEYNDTQGYLRFTYEPRIAVKSQLNSSESPITFNLIATDTGNPSKESLFPITVNIVPQDVRDPEFEKPYYTSAIPDSSFTGILPVKPNVLARDGDTIIDIQLRYEIVDKGGLNVKLKNAQPDKGVPIEIELTTEVEGTPTDKMRYIVIKAIQTDDDSRSETVALAVELPQAVVTTTTITSTLATCPPPTCPTSSTTPSTSSSSNCPACPVTTESVTTCPTECPTCPSECPTTPECLTTQTECPTYPTVPTTCPTIACPTENTPVASSPTTPSPPTSTDSTSCPIVTCPAPNTTTSPLICDCTTTPVAATCPTTTAPPADSTVHFEKQQYASEILENSPVNTFIVELSATTTTSNEKPEYSLEKGYDAKYFQVDPKTGNVTTAQSLPVGDYLVDAIAQIPSGDKDRARIVISVVAGISCNGTQFGSPLYDFPVAERTTGIVGHVDLRSTDTNTDDYTLSISSCSPPSMTDSFDVNQNGDVVVVSPFNWTNDRTRIVLTISAENLVNARMTPISTIVNIDVLDVNEAPQFASYGSSLLIGYPDRTYFDPSVQMPLITVKAYDGDQVENATLTYHVMNEFDVFDMDLLAGSLFVKGVDTLNWETSRTVQIAARDKHGLQGTLNITVKPLSDNFITLMNAKSQSDSLTDETVASDMSRILGCQVVVLRMEKSPALSARVTPSALEGYNYKITLYALNKTTFITRDEFTQKFNQANVAGLNWTVDENLGLSAPQKYQVESKIDTLSQEVQSYTIATAVLGALLGLALVAVVVYLVYVKKFKAERPWSKAVGAASLEVDKKHWDQRSFARSSVQDDETSEGQVDIYNREFYGETFKASSTPVIRFSIEKPVVDKTVQPTQTKTVEEEAYCPPTPLPKKSILKDPNSTTDKSSKQKTNVESKLEDTAGVKFSPTPEVIQVAATASEIQEVDLDKSNKDDDDDDEFLIEEF
- the LOC124325004 gene encoding uncharacterized protein LOC124325004 isoform X4, which codes for MKSDAYVLVTGLMIAALASLPEVQSQDCVFISETQGIIPSGETESVKIDETEQKDKVILSLTTSSGNVSCLDKGTPFSKYIEYLHTENTNLKFSIKKEIGDDLDDGNVNKEGLLVGQCTLFCPQVTVPTSLFIAVTITPVNTQSPKFNASSVELTLDENFPKGLDFSYLIVEALGGPLTVSDKDLPSQNLKFGVSDERFKVLENETKRTEYNDTQGYLRFTYEPRIAVKSQLNSSESPITFNLIATDTGNPSKESLFPITVNIVPQDVRDPEFEKPYYTSAIPDSSFTGILPVKPNVLARDGDTIIDIQLRYEIVDKGGLNVKLKNAQPDKGVPIEIELTTEVEGTPTDKMRYIVIKAIQTDDDSRSETVALAVELPQAVVTTTTITSTLATCPPPTCPTSSTTPSETTTTPSCTTPITTPTTQQTCASCPPCTTVSTDTSTSCPTFDPTTDCPTGTSSSSNCPACPVTTESVTTCPTECPTCPSECPTTPECLTTQTECPTYPTVPTTCPTIACPTENTPVASSPTTPSPPTSTDSTSCPIVTCPAPNTTTSPLICDCTTTPVAATCPTTTAPPADSTVHFEKQQYASEILENSPVNTFIVELSATTTTSNEKPEYSLEKGYDAKYFQVDPKTGNVTTAQSLPVGDYLVDAIAQIPSGDKDRARIVISVVAGISCNGTQFGSPLYDFPVAERTTGIVGHVDLRSTDTNTDDYTLSISSCSPPSMTDSFDVNQNGDVVVVSPFNWTNDRTRIVLTISAENLVNARMTPISTIVNIDVLDVNEAPQFASYGSSLLIGYPDRTYFDPSVQMPLITVKAYDGDQVENATLTYHVMNEFDVFDMDLLAGSLFVKGVDTLNWETSRTVQIAARDKHGLQGTLNITVKPLSDNFITLMNAKSQSDSLTDETVASDMSRILGCQVVVLRMEKSPALSARVTPSALEGYNYKITLYALNKTTFITRDEFTQKFNQANVAGLNWTVDENLGLSAPQKYQVESKIDTLSQEVQSYTIATAVLGALLGLALVAVVVYLVYVKKFKAERPWSKAVGAASLEVDKKHWDQRSFARSSVQDDETSEGQVDIYNREFYGETFKASSTPVIRFSIEKPVVDKTVQPTQTKTVEEEAYCPPTPLPKKSILKDPNSTTDKSSKQKTNVESKLEDTAGVKFSPTPEVIQVAATASEIQEVDLDKSNKDDDDDDEFLIEEF
- the LOC124325004 gene encoding uncharacterized protein LOC124325004 isoform X3, which produces MKSDAYVLVTGLMIAALASLPEVQSQDCVFISETQGIIPSGETESVKIDETEQKDKVILSLTTSSGNVSCLDKGTPFSKYIEYLHTENTNLKFSIKKEIGDDLDDGNVNKEGLLVGQCTLFCPQVTVPTSLFIAVTITPVNTQSPKFNASSVELTLDENFPKGLDFSYLIVEALGGPLTVSDKDLPSQNLKFGVSDERFKVLENETKRTEYNDTQGYLRFTYEPRIAVKSQLNSSESPITFNLIATDTGNPSKESLFPITVNIVPQDVRDPEFEKPYYTSAIPDSSFTGILPVKPNVLARDGDTIIDIQLRYEIVDKGGLNVKLKNAQPDKGVPIEIELTTEVEGTPTDKMRYIVIKAIQTDDDSRSETVALAVELPQAVVTTTTITSTLATCPPPTCPTSSTTPSETTTTPSCTTPITTPTTQQTCASCPPCTTVSTDTSTSCPTFDPTTDCPTGSPTSDTVSPLTTDLVQTTTVTPTSTSPNSPTTNNPNVSTTTICMTTYSTTETGTSSSSNCPACPVTTESVTTCPTECPTCPSECPTTPECLTTQTECPTYPTVPTTCPTIACPTENTPVASSPTTPSPPTSTATCPTTTAPPADSTVHFEKQQYASEILENSPVNTFIVELSATTTTSNEKPEYSLEKGYDAKYFQVDPKTGNVTTAQSLPVGDYLVDAIAQIPSGDKDRARIVISVVAGISCNGTQFGSPLYDFPVAERTTGIVGHVDLRSTDTNTDDYTLSISSCSPPSMTDSFDVNQNGDVVVVSPFNWTNDRTRIVLTISAENLVNARMTPISTIVNIDVLDVNEAPQFASYGSSLLIGYPDRTYFDPSVQMPLITVKAYDGDQVENATLTYHVMNEFDVFDMDLLAGSLFVKGVDTLNWETSRTVQIAARDKHGLQGTLNITVKPLSDNFITLMNAKSQSDSLTDETVASDMSRILGCQVVVLRMEKSPALSARVTPSALEGYNYKITLYALNKTTFITRDEFTQKFNQANVAGLNWTVDENLGLSAPQKYQVESKIDTLSQEVQSYTIATAVLGALLGLALVAVVVYLVYVKKFKAERPWSKAVGAASLEVDKKHWDQRSFARSSVQDDETSEGQVDIYNREFYGETFKASSTPVIRFSIEKPVVDKTVQPTQTKTVEEEAYCPPTPLPKKSILKDPNSTTDKSSKQKTNVESKLEDTAGVKFSPTPEVIQVAATASEIQEVDLDKSNKDDDDDDEFLIEEF
- the LOC124325004 gene encoding uncharacterized protein LOC124325004 isoform X6; this translates as MKSDAYVLVTGLMIAALASLPEVQSQDCVFISETQGIIPSGETESVKIDETEQKDKVILSLTTSSGNVSCLDKGTPFSKYIEYLHTENTNLKFSIKKEIGDDLDDGNVNKEGLLVGQCTLFCPQVTVPTSLFIAVTITPVNTQSPKFNASSVELTLDENFPKGLDFSYLIVEALGGPLTVSDKDLPSQNLKFGVSDERFKVLENETKRTEYNDTQGYLRFTYEPRIAVKSQLNSSESPITFNLIATDTGNPSKESLFPITVNIVPQDVRDPEFEKPYYTSAIPDSSFTGILPVKPNVLARDGDTIIDIQLRYEIVDKGGLNVKLKNAQPDKGVPIEIELTTEVEGTPTDKMRYIVIKAIQTDDDSRSETVALAVELPQAVVTTTTITSTLATCPPPTCPTSSTTPSETTTTPSCTTPITTPTTQQTCASCPPCTTVSTDTSTSCPTFDPTTDCPTDSTSCPIVTCPAPNTTTSPLICDCTTTPVAATCPTTTAPPADSTVHFEKQQYASEILENSPVNTFIVELSATTTTSNEKPEYSLEKGYDAKYFQVDPKTGNVTTAQSLPVGDYLVDAIAQIPSGDKDRARIVISVVAGISCNGTQFGSPLYDFPVAERTTGIVGHVDLRSTDTNTDDYTLSISSCSPPSMTDSFDVNQNGDVVVVSPFNWTNDRTRIVLTISAENLVNARMTPISTIVNIDVLDVNEAPQFASYGSSLLIGYPDRTYFDPSVQMPLITVKAYDGDQVENATLTYHVMNEFDVFDMDLLAGSLFVKGVDTLNWETSRTVQIAARDKHGLQGTLNITVKPLSDNFITLMNAKSQSDSLTDETVASDMSRILGCQVVVLRMEKSPALSARVTPSALEGYNYKITLYALNKTTFITRDEFTQKFNQANVAGLNWTVDENLGLSAPQKYQVESKIDTLSQEVQSYTIATAVLGALLGLALVAVVVYLVYVKKFKAERPWSKAVGAASLEVDKKHWDQRSFARSSVQDDETSEGQVDIYNREFYGETFKASSTPVIRFSIEKPVVDKTVQPTQTKTVEEEAYCPPTPLPKKSILKDPNSTTDKSSKQKTNVESKLEDTAGVKFSPTPEVIQVAATASEIQEVDLDKSNKDDDDDDEFLIEEF
- the LOC124325004 gene encoding uncharacterized protein LOC124325004 isoform X2 is translated as MKSDAYVLVTGLMIAALASLPEVQSQDCVFISETQGIIPSGETESVKIDETEQKDKVILSLTTSSGNVSCLDKGTPFSKYIEYLHTENTNLKFSIKKEIGDDLDDGNVNKEGLLVGQCTLFCPQVTVPTSLFIAVTITPVNTQSPKFNASSVELTLDENFPKGLDFSYLIVEALGGPLTVSDKDLPSQNLKFGVSDERFKVLENETKRTEYNDTQGYLRFTYEPRIAVKSQLNSSESPITFNLIATDTGNPSKESLFPITVNIVPQDVRDPEFEKPYYTSAIPDSSFTGILPVKPNVLARDGDTIIDIQLRYEIVDKGGLNVKLKNAQPDKGVPIEIELTTEVEGTPTDKMRYIVIKAIQTDDDSRSETVALAVELPQAVVTTTTITSTLATCPPPTCPTSSTTPSETTTTPSCTTPITTPTTQQTCASCPPCTTVSTDTSTSCPTFDPTTDCPTGSPTSDTVSPLTTDLVQTTTVTPTSTSPNSPTTNNPNVSTTTICMTTYSTTETGTSSSSNCPACPVTTESVTTCPTECPTCPSECPTTPECLTTQTECPTYPTVPTTCPTIACPTENTPVASSPTTPSPPTSTDSTSCPIVTCPAPNTTTSPLICDCTTTPVAATCPTTTAPPADSTVHFEKQQYASEILENSPVNTFIVELSATTTTSNEKPEYSLESYDAKYFQVDPKTGNVTTAQSLPVGDYLVDAIAQIPSGDKDRARIVISVVAGISCNGTQFGSPLYDFPVAERTTGIVGHVDLRSTDTNTDDYTLSISSCSPPSMTDSFDVNQNGDVVVVSPFNWTNDRTRIVLTISAENLVNARMTPISTIVNIDVLDVNEAPQFASYGSSLLIGYPDRTYFDPSVQMPLITVKAYDGDQVENATLTYHVMNEFDVFDMDLLAGSLFVKGVDTLNWETSRTVQIAARDKHGLQGTLNITVKPLSDNFITLMNAKSQSDSLTDETVASDMSRILGCQVVVLRMEKSPALSARVTPSALEGYNYKITLYALNKTTFITRDEFTQKFNQANVAGLNWTVDENLGLSAPQKYQVESKIDTLSQEVQSYTIATAVLGALLGLALVAVVVYLVYVKKFKAERPWSKAVGAASLEVDKKHWDQRSFARSSVQDDETSEGQVDIYNREFYGETFKASSTPVIRFSIEKPVVDKTVQPTQTKTVEEEAYCPPTPLPKKSILKDPNSTTDKSSKQKTNVESKLEDTAGVKFSPTPEVIQVAATASEIQEVDLDKSNKDDDDDDEFLIEEF